From a single Pseudophryne corroboree isolate aPseCor3 chromosome 6, aPseCor3.hap2, whole genome shotgun sequence genomic region:
- the LOC134934302 gene encoding histone H3-like, producing MARTKQTARKSTGGKAPRKQLATKAARKSAPATGGVKKPHRYRPGTVALREICRYQKSTELLIRKLPFQRLVREIAQDFKTDLRFQSSAVMALQEASEAYLVGLFEDTNLCAIHAKRVTIMPKDIQLARRIRGERA from the coding sequence ATGGCCAGGACCAAGCAGACCGCCCGCAAATCTACCGGAGGTAAAGCTCCCCGCAAGCAGCTGGCAACCAAGGCTGCTCGGAAAAGCGCCCCAGCTACCGGCGGCGTGAAGAAGCCTCACCGCTACCGCCCCGGGACTGTTGCTCTCAGAGAGATCTGCCGCTACCAGAAATCCACCGAGCTGCTGatccgcaagctgcccttccagcgaTTGGTGCGTGAGATCGCCCAAGACTTCAAGACCGACCTGCGCTTCCAGAGCTCTGCCGTTATGGCCCTACAAGAGGCCAGTGAGGCTTATCTGGTGGGGCTGTTCGAGGACACCAACCTGTGCGCCATCCACGCCAAGAGGGTAaccatcatgcccaaagacatccaGCTAGCCCGCAGAATccgaggggagagggcatag